From a single Miscanthus floridulus cultivar M001 chromosome 8, ASM1932011v1, whole genome shotgun sequence genomic region:
- the LOC136474114 gene encoding uncharacterized protein produces the protein MHVAGRAFRNFKSMLTRYYLKLGKSPCVKYTMVKEHHWEEFCKQRTTEEAKAKSAKFSALAKKNLHPHHLGMTGFAGKRPQWREEERARAAAGLPDLYDGLDLRAKDFIYARKPKKLKEGASKFNEPKFEEVERALIQAAKSKDSFEVRRGQDLLTLALGTPEHRGRVRGMSSKMSWNSVESWQSDAATYRSRQRYKEGIFQKGYDQGVAEMISRSIKEAFTSNDPDMVSMRSQMLRQAGVAVPQVPQGQTQGQPLPMIEDRPRHPVDDIRQPMRVNLNIPFGRAKKLTVGEGYMHPKEDIKDFNQDQIPANYAAVILTWYATQYEEFEMEYPTAQGVTILGAAIGSEVLWNKDDIEIILSTPTSTPMATPASQPSVAGSCPPDDPDHGDGDDEGNGGDDKGRKSPRGTSPHPRSPTPTTSPPAPPDSPSKGTSKGPGGTEEPGAKTPPAAIASTSHCPPPPAKTKGDQGHLTYSLEFERPRSPFHLFPESDDCPGHYEHGKFMITKAQLVDEERWETRRFHLWYMEAAKAGLHGFLVKVVAEYFHLPGNDVELPVDFHDMYRLLREQDLDIAQVTLFSM, from the exons atgcacgtggcaggaagagcctttagaaacttcaagtccatgctgaccaggtactacctgaagctaggcaagtcaccctgtgtcaaatacactatggtaaaggaacatcactgggaagagttctgcaaacaaagaacaacagaagaagcaaaggcaaagagcgccaagttcagcgcactcgcgaagaagaacctgcacccccaccacttgggcatgactgggtttgctggtaagaggccccagtggcgggaggaagaaagggctagagctgccgccgggcttcccgatctGTACGACGgtctagacttgagggctaaggacttcatttatgcccgcaagccgaagaagctcaaggagggcgcgagcaagttcaatgagccgaagttcgaggaggtggagagggctctcatccaggccgctaaatccaaggacagcttcgaggttcgcaggggccaggacttgctgaccctagcgctgggaacccccgagcaccgtggccgcgtccgtggcatgtcgtcgaagatgagctggaactcagtggagtcatggcaatccgacgctgccacataccggtcaaggcagaggtacaaggagggcatctttcagaagggctatgatcaaggcgtggccgaaatgatcagtcggtccataaaagaagccttcacgagcaatgacccagatatggtgtcgatgaggtcacagatgcttcgccaggcaggcgtggccgtgccacaagttccacaagggcagacacaagggcagccactgccgatgatcgaggatcgcccaaggcaccccgtcgacgacatccggcaacccatgcgcgtcaacctcaacatcccgttcggcagggcgaaaaagttgaccgtgggtgagggttacatgcaccccaaagaagatatcaaagatttcaaccaagaccagatccctgccaactatgctgccgtgatacttacatggtatgcgacccaatatgaagaatttgaaatggaatatccaactgcacaaggggtaacgatccttggagctgccattggttccgaagtcctgtggaacaaggacgacatagagatcattctctcgacgccgacttctacgccgatggcgacaccagcatcacaaccatccgttgccggatcttgtccccccgatgatccggatcacggcgacggcgatgacgaaggcaatggcggggatgacaagggaaggaagtcaccccgaggcacaagccctcaccctcgttctcctactccaacaacaagtccacccgcacctcccgatagtccgtctaagggcacaagcaaaggaccgggaggcacggaggaaccgggggcaaagacaccgcctgctgccattgcgagcacaagccactgtcctccaccgccggcgaagactaaaggcgaccaagggcatctcacatactcacttgagttcgaaag gccaagatcacctttccatctatttcctgaatcggatgactgccccggccattacgagcatgggaagttcatgataaccaaggcccagctcgtcgacgaggaaaggtgggagacaaggaggtttcatctctggtacatggaagcggcaaaagctggcctacatggttttctagtcaaggttgtggcggagtacttccacttgcccggcaacgatgtagaactccctgtggacttccacgacatgtacagactactacgggaacaagaccttgacatcgcccaagtcaccttgttctctatgtaa